The genomic window TTTCTGAATggcaaatgtattcaattctcgttttgtatttctgaatatatattataatataattgcaccaaataaattatatataaaatcatgGTCAACACAATTTTTACACCAGTTGAATAATTCAAATCTACCAAACCACATAAGCGAAAATTTGGGGAGTTGGTAGCGCAAACCAACGCAAAAATTTCCAGCTGAAAATgcagaaacaaaacacaaatatcaaaaaatcgaaattccaaTGCATTTACTTCACCACTCACTTCTCGCTCAAATTCCACTTTTAATTGCGCAAAATTATTAAAGCATCTCAGCAATTGCGCCATTTCACGCGTAGTTTGCACCATTAATTCACAAGCAGCGATGACCAGCCAAAAATCGATTGTATTTATTGTTACTAAGAAAAAAGCAACGACAAGGCCCCAGGAAATTATTATGTAATTCCAAATGAAGACCAATATAAATAGAGTTAAAATGTTATAACCAGCAATGCCAGTGATGCTAAGCAGCAGTtgcttgccataaattctaCCAAATTGCTGACACACCCGCTGTATACGTATGTAAACACCAATAATTTCATTGACTTCATGCTGCATAGCGTCAATATTTGAGTTGTGTATACTATTGGCCATGAACTTAAGGCGCTGTTGCAATATCCAAATATACCGGTAAGTCACTATGATGAAAGTATAAAAGTGAAGCACTACTAACAAGACGATATTCTCCATAAGCAATGGTAGTAGAGTAATCGAAAATCTGAATAAACTGAATTTATTATACAGACGAATTATTCTAAAAATGGATGGTGCGTTTTTCAGCAGCATTATCAATCCCTTCATGATGATATAGTTGTCGTAGGAAGTGCAATGCTTCGCTAAATAGCTATGCCTTGCGAAGTACATGCTGTCGAATGCCATGAATTCGTTGAATATTCCCAACACGCTCTTGTACTCACTCCAATTGGTCCACATAGTTGCTAGTAGTGCATTTATATTGACCATAAGTGTAAATTGGCCAAGCTGTTCCATAACTGTGCCATATTTCAGGTTGTCCAAATCAATGAGATGGCTTTTGAAATGAGCGTACAGGGCTAAGCTAATTATGAACGTATCAATGCAAATGTTGTAAACCAGGCAATATTTTGATGGGGCAATGCTTTTTCGTGTTTTGTTAAAGCCATAAGGCATGATACCAAAAGCAATGGAAAGCCAAATTGTAGATCTTACAACAAAACGAGAAGTACAAGAACGGCACCGTGCCCACATGACTCTCGAAGCTAATTTAAACCGGAACTAAAGCCtttctaattaaattataaacaatacgACTGAAAACTAATGACCTTTGTATATTTATTATCGGATGTTCTGTCCGCCAGGTTATTTGCTATGTCATGCAATAGTGGCATGAATACTTGACAACTTTGACATGTCTTATCTGGCatcaaaaataacaattaataACACAGGACAGGGTATTTACGTGGGCAGGCGAACTTAAGCAAGTGTAAGGTCGATTCATAAATACCAGTACGGACGGAACTTCCAATGAAATATCATACAAGAGACTTCATTAGATTGAATTGACTGGCATTCTAATTTGCTAGCAGTTAAACATTTTGTCATTATAGAAGTCtgcttcaaattttaaataacggCTAATTTACAGTCAGTTTGATAAAAAGTTCAATTTAAGGTGTCCAAATATAtaggccgtagccgaatgggttggtgcgtgactaccattcggaattcacagagagaacgttggttcgaatctcggtggaacaccaaaaaaaaaaaaagaaaaacatttttctaatagcggtcgcccctcggcaggcaatggcaaacctccaagtgtatttctgccatgaaaaggctcctcataaaaaaatatctgccgttcggagtcggcttgaggtACTTATTCCAATTGGGTTTTTTgtcagatcacgcgtgactactgtcgaaCTAAATaccttgaattgaatttgaagaggtcgagccaaggagcaccatgagatttggtggctcctaaaacactcaggctaaaaagcccattgtatttaaagctctggaaagggggtagatagttaaggagggagggagaaaagtatcagagaaagagataggaaagaatagagacagagatagagatagttagtcctgtgagaattttccagattctttggcgaatctgtaaatatcctccagttttagagaacgaatattactcattcccatgacatcggaacccaatacccgtagtcgcgctctagcaaaggcaggacactcacagagaaagtgctcagtgctatccgcctcctccaagcaggacaggcataccgggtcctcgatgattccaatggtggtcatatgctgaccccatgggttgtgtcctgtaatgatgccgaccatcaaccgaatgtctttccttctaagttttagtagaaagtttgacagttttctgttcggacttgtcacaaaacactttgcagttctgcagcgttctagaccggaccatcgctctttatgtagattgcctacataatcgttgatccaattcttgattcctgcgggactgattccgattattggctctggcccctgtgggggcaccgctgatccacggttggccaattcgtcggcaatttcgtttccttgaacaccggagtgtcccggaacccatataagtacaagcctgttttgtcttgcgacagaattaagcttcttcttacattcttgaacaatcttcgaggtttgcttcgcgttctccagggccttcaatgcagcctgactgtcactgaagactccaatctgtttcccgctccatctcctctcgattatccattcggctacttttaggatggcaaaaacttctgtttgaaaaacagttgccattccccccatagcatagtgatacttattactatcgtttaagtaccatccggctccagaccctatttcagtcttggacccatcggtaaagaaaatatccgtcaaacctccctgcatgcattctggattgctccattgctcacgcaatggaaatctgacatcaaatttccttccgaacgaaactgtgggtatcaggtcatctttaggtgccaaaaacagtggatactgctccgacagcaacttaaagatttctctgtgtcccgaagttccatcttcgtgccagaaaccatatttatggagtctacacattgcttttattgcttcctgttgtatcttaagatccagggggagcaaattaagcatagcatttagggcatcaccagaggttgtactcatggcacccgtgatgcataaacatacacttctttgcagcctgtatagttcccggattgtggacttaaccatgctccgtcgccaccagaccacagaagcgtaagtgatgattggtctgataagtgccgtgtatatccataggaccacagcaggtttcagaccccaagttttgccaaaggctctacggcattgctgaaaaatcttcaatgcacgattcaccttcagtgaaacgtgtgtctcccaggtcagcttcttatccaagattactcctagatatttaacttcgttggaaagaccaagtgtcacacctttcagtgttggaagactgagtccatccaatttccgttttctcgtaaacaagactatggttgttttgttcggattaacggaaagaccttgtctcatgcaccaatcatcgattttgtcaaggatactctgcactttcgtgcaaagcctccttaaggatttatccgatgttagcgcacagacgtcgtccgcatatgcttggacgtgaaagccgagttcctgcatctccgctaatagggagtctacgacgaagcaccacagcagcggagaaagaacacccccttggggacatccttgcttggccctgactgtgatttgctcgtcgtcgctcccaccagcggttaacagcctctcagagagcatggagtatatccattttataatggcttgattaactccgtgtcgttcggcagaagaacatatcgagccgaaagtggcattatcaaaagccccctcaatgtccacgaacacgcccattgtgtattcgtcagcttccagcccagcttcaatcttgctaacaagatcgtgtaaggctgattcacatgattttccactctggtaagcgtgttgatttctactaagtggacttctcggcaatacccccactcgaatatgtttctccaccactcgtttcagacttttcaacatgaacgatgtcaaactgattggtctgaaactttttgctagggaatagtcatcttttcctggttttggaataaatactactcttacgcgtcgccattgggatggtatataaccaaatgcaagacaggctgtgaagatccttttcagggcctcaatcagcctgtctcctccttttttaagcattactggatatattccgtcaggtccaggggacttaaagttgtcaaaggaagataaggaaaaccttatcgattcccttgtcactatccgactagcaatataccagctgtacctagaggttccaccgttgccaccgtcattgttcatgccactctcagcttcagagagagttctactacccggaaaatgggtttcgagtagagcattaaacgtttccgatttggaaatggtgtatgaaccatcaggttttcgaatggaatccagccttactgagcggtctaaatgaaggaccttacaaagtctcgctgtttccctcatttcttcgacgttactgcagaaatttctataggattcaagtttggcttgccgtacttttttcttatattctctctgtgtaagtcgatgattggcccagtcctcttctgttttggtcttcaaggccttattaagaagtttcctggaccgtacacgaagcttcgacagttcagggttccaccaaggaaccgctttcccctgtctgctttgcctgagtggacacagttcctcaaagcagttgattaaagtaccttctaatttcttagtagcatcttcaatcatttctgctgatttgagttttttcaggtttggtaatcgctctgttacaagctcaccatacctgtcccagtccacatttcgaggattcctaccggaaggtattgatattgtgtcaattcccagtcggaattcgataagacgatgatcagaaagagagtcctcttccaaaactcgccatcggttgatttgatttccaactgacctattggtaagtgttaaatcaatcacctcttgtctccttctggtcacaaaagttggtttgttaccagtgttttggatgaccaaatcggatgacaggataaaatccagtaacttgagacctctggggttgcatttgctgcttccccacacaatgttctgtgaatttgcgtcacagcccactattagccccagattattggattctgcgtacttgaccacttctcttagctccctcgaaggaggtggctgtacagagtcatagggtaggtaggccgaaactatgatagcttcgacactgttcccacttttccagtactttatttttgcagcaacgatatctccagagcatagctcttttaacatcgtgtgttcgatcaacctcggcatgataatacatgctcgcggtctcacattcccttcacaatgaagtatttgtccccacgacatagcacttagaccacagatacgcttgtgacatacccatggttcttgtataagtattatgtgtgggtttgtttgcagttttgcatgcctacggcacaagagagccgtagacgctttgctatgctgcagattaatctgtgtaaatattacttcagtcatgagactgagtatatttacgctttgtcctccaccttatcctggacgcggaactggatccgccccagatgtaggtgaggacggcaaccgtacttcgacttaagcaccttgagggacccaagatcgatacccagtaccaggtgggaacccgcctccgaagtggtagcggatttctgcctggtgcacgagtatactctccagagagtcgtgtcaagatccttattctgaacacggatgcgtttgaggagttctgctgaattacaggaaggacccggaatccagacactcgctcgtaccagcctttctttgctactctcaacaagaataaacttgctgttttcgcaggctggaatctttgctataactttttctagccattctcgggaaaaagcattggaacagtgcacctttacgatgccgtctaccacgcttttcccctcgaacgtcggcgcgtctttcgactcaccgatagctttccaaagatagctgtcaagatagtcttgttgccctttggacagtagaccatcttgtttgtcggtatgtatctccaccgtcattgcctttgctgccattctcgcgaatgattcgccagacgttgacggaagagtgtcattcgacatttgaggtcccttagcctctgccttgtcaggcaaaggtttgtctgccttggattgggtcgaggatgcaggcatttccgaattccgtctctcgactttcctcttctttgcctttctcctcttcccggtcgttggcacagaccccgtttcgtttccggaagagcgcagcgctacagaggaatcctctgttctgccacgctttcccgtttccgttacaggtgtcgaagttgacggagcttgagtccttgccttagctagtgcttcggcttgcctcgccttctgtctccttcgtttgatctgccttgcggttagaccaacacctgcgttcgaatctccaataacttcggtctttttaccggtacttacctgattcgcaccaggtttaaccgttgtcaaagacttactcggtaccagagatccgtctgagtctactgagagattgtccgccatctccacatcctccacaacttgttcagttgcttcagatcgtttcgacggcggtgtatcactcacactcactcggctctccattggcatagccaatgtgccatgtttcaccactagtagttcgcttcctccggaaccctgggtgtcagttccggtcataggggagtgtgaggttcgggcctgcacatccgatgcccgagccgtcgattgctcgacgggaggatttcccagaagtgggttacctcgtgcagaaagATCCTTGTTGAGCCTCCACATTGTaaggaaatgcattttatacctcctgccaggttgtcggtacggtactctccacatagtacttgggtggccaccaattccgccgttccgcggttgagtggatacccaattcctatatggagctgccctcttagttcgtggtaagttaatctccatagaatggggttaactcgccacttaagcctcatccccgcggcaaggagaccgacatgaccttacttttttcagtattcattgacatttcattatGGTAAGACTTACGTCTCAacacgaaaatcgacgctctgtgaaaagtgttcatcacgCACTCAAGCCAATTCATGGTATTGAGCGATGAGACCCTCAATAAGCACAATTGCGGTTTTTGGGCTTAAGAGCAACTCAAAGCCACTCAAGAACAGCTATTACATTTATTGAAAGCAAATGTTTGGATCGCcgtatgggctggaggaatcagcggtccatatttcttcaaatacgaagctgacgccaatgtaacagCGGATGGCCATGGCtattgcgccatgataaacgactttttgatgctggAAACTAACTTCGATTGAGCTATttaaagccaacattactacagTTATTCACGAAatgccgaccgaagtcctccagtgagtcattcaaaattggtgtttacgggtgactgaattacggcgcagttgcggtcaatatttgaaagagattttctttaaaaagtaaatgtaataaaaggttctacatagttataatatgggcaACCTTACCAGTctgaattttcgttattttatttcaatttaaaatccgatacctctaaattgatcacccatTACATACTCAAATTTCTTAGCATATGAAAGTATAGACATAAGGGCAAAGACACTACATACATTTTGGCAAGCTTTTGACTTTTcacttatttagttttatttccattattttcaaTAGCAAATGGTAACTTAATCCAAACTTCAAACTGTCTACAAATCGAAaagttttcaacaaaattgaaaattttttaatcagttttgtccaaacaaaaaagaatacgCAGTATCAATGCCCTTCCCTATTtccttcaaataaattttaattttctttttataaaaaatatttcattctatAAAATCAGTCGAATAAATTCGAATTTTAACTTTGtgttaaatttagaaatattcatCCGATTctcatgaaaattttattcaaagtttttagaaaatgcctgggtacgcagttttatagcctgcTCAATTCCAGTACAAAAAATTGCACGTTGGAAGTGACACAAAACtctcattaatttttgtaaattaaattatgtaaatttcatTGACAGTGTTGCGTATTTcccctatataaaaaaaaaaacgtgcatGCCATGGAGTAAATGCGCAACAtcgtataagaaaaaaaatttaaaaaaaattaaaaagagtttTGAGATacttacttttttcaaaaatttcgattttcttaaataacactgtggaacaaattcaggttagcaaaaattaggtccattctgagagtggcgagcGAAAATAGAGGccaattagaagacccgtatcgcgccgtttttttatgttagttcgaatttttttttaatcggccttcgaagtttgcagtcaaatgccgattttcagtatattgtttcataagtaccacaaaaattttcgaaatcaattttttcaaaaattgtaattgttgcacaggtctctagcaataatttggcttttacagattgaaaaattatcaattagtcgacgagttatagccaaaaaaccatataaacaattttgctccgatttcgaacttcgaaggccgattaaaaaaaaattcgaactaacataaaaaaaacggtgctacgggtcttctaatttcgcctctattttcacccgccactcagaatggacctaatttttgctaacctgaatttgttgcacagtgtaattaattgtcgttttttgctcgaaaatctgaaaaatatttccgtaGGCCGGAAcacttattattttgaaaaaaaagcttcgatcaagcAAAAGATTATGtattattaaaactaatttctcttgaccgattgattttagatgaatctctacggacttgtgatgatcaccgcaagagacttctggagaaacaggCTCtatacaaacagcgataacttttacaattattaattttttttttttaattttgctaacgTCAAGTGGAGACATGATTTAATGctctgcttttatttttgtaaaataaagcaactgactagctcAAAAACATGACTGAaactcatcattttttcgggtctctgtctacccctaaccccttaaaaaaatgcttgtaaaattttgcaaactaCATATTTTCTTATAGGTATATAGATATAAAATTGATTCTCaagttaaatcaaaaatacttatcgaaaatttgtatcatcaataattatttttaaacatcATTCCTGGCAAGTAACAGAAAGCCTTCGAATATATTTCTGCTAAGAAAAATGTTCCCGAATGGGCAATATTGAAAACTTCTTATTTGTTAATTATCTTTTAATGAGATATTACACCTAGGTTTTCTTAATCTTTAAGGGAGGGGTCTAgggttttcttttaatgaatttttgagactttgctttAGAGACATGAAtagtgaaaatgtatttaaactttttgtacattataaagcatcatt from Anastrepha ludens isolate Willacy chromosome 5, idAnaLude1.1, whole genome shotgun sequence includes these protein-coding regions:
- the LOC128864755 gene encoding gustatory receptor for bitter taste 22e-like, whose translation is MANSIHNSNIDAMQHEVNEIIGVYIRIQRVCQQFGRIYGKQLLLSITGIAGYNILTLFILVFIWNYIIISWGLVVAFFLVTINTIDFWLVIAACELMVQTTREMAQLLRCFNNFAQLKVEFERELEIFALVCATNSPNFRLCGLVDLNYSTGVKIVLTMILYIIYLVQLYY